A stretch of the Paludisphaera rhizosphaerae genome encodes the following:
- a CDS encoding DUF1559 domain-containing protein, with product MRRRSGFTLIEMIVVLGIIAVILSLMLSAFHAGNEAARRIQCMNNLKQIHLALNSYYETHSVLPPGAVASTHPLTEGTAGHRIDWIGSLLPFMEQYGIYQTLNFEVTVEHAANMTAANCRISALACPDSYPRDDPAYAYFLGQPLTPRSIPLPGLTSYVGCHNDVEKTIDVDDHGVFFLNSRVRMADVADGLSQTFFVGEVAAPTASCFLASGRTSLRNTGAAINGVEVEALGELARSTAWQSSAQTPEALESLLKAGTVSIPPGYVGGFGSRHLGNGAIFAFGDGSVRFIRASIEQSVYRRLGNRNDGEEIDDAAY from the coding sequence ATGAGACGCCGGTCGGGTTTCACCCTGATTGAGATGATCGTCGTGCTGGGGATCATCGCCGTGATCCTCTCGCTGATGCTGTCGGCCTTCCACGCCGGCAACGAGGCGGCTCGACGGATCCAGTGCATGAACAACCTGAAGCAGATCCACCTGGCGCTCAACAGCTATTACGAGACGCATTCGGTTCTCCCCCCCGGAGCGGTCGCCTCGACGCATCCGTTGACGGAGGGGACGGCTGGCCATCGGATCGATTGGATCGGCTCGCTCCTTCCCTTCATGGAACAGTACGGCATCTACCAGACGCTGAACTTCGAAGTGACCGTGGAGCACGCCGCTAACATGACGGCGGCCAATTGCAGGATCAGCGCTCTGGCCTGTCCGGACTCCTACCCGAGGGACGACCCTGCCTATGCCTACTTCCTCGGGCAGCCGCTCACGCCGCGTTCGATCCCGCTGCCCGGTCTGACGAGCTACGTCGGCTGCCACAACGATGTGGAGAAGACGATCGACGTGGACGACCACGGCGTCTTCTTCCTCAACAGCCGGGTCCGAATGGCGGACGTCGCCGACGGCCTCTCGCAGACGTTCTTCGTCGGCGAGGTCGCCGCCCCGACCGCCTCCTGCTTCCTGGCGAGCGGCCGGACCTCGCTGCGAAACACGGGGGCTGCGATCAACGGTGTGGAGGTGGAGGCTCTTGGCGAGTTGGCTCGATCGACGGCGTGGCAATCATCGGCGCAGACGCCCGAGGCCCTGGAGTCGTTACTGAAGGCGGGGACGGTCTCAATCCCCCCGGGTTATGTCGGCGGGTTCGGGAGTCGACATCTGGGGAATGGAGCGATCTTCGCGTTTGGGGACGGGTCGGTGAGGTTCATCCGAGCGTCGATCGAGCAGAGCGTTTACCGCCGGCTGGGGAATCGGAACGACGGGGAGGAGATCGATGACGCTGCGTACTGA
- a CDS encoding DUF1559 family PulG-like putative transporter has translation MRERPFHSPGPPRSAFTLIELLVVIAIIAVLVALLLPAVQAAREAARRVTCVNNLMQLGLALHNYEGSYETLPPGVVDDGKGPVLDQPKGYGFNWLTRLTPYMEMKNIYNHFNLNVSVYDATNGTTRSKLVQSFLCPSDNTLKWRNAQGIPATNYAGVHHDVEAPIAADNNGVLFLNSLIRYEEVPDGTSQTLFVGEKRNDGIDLGWASGTRASLRNMGTFPNAASTQQIWTTTGPIDPGTFMAQNATGDAAMKFVGGFSSAHPGGCNFLFGDGAVRFIKSSIQHEVYRCLANRADGEMLSADSY, from the coding sequence ATGAGAGAACGACCTTTTCATTCACCCGGCCCACCGCGATCGGCGTTTACGCTGATCGAGCTGCTGGTCGTCATCGCCATCATTGCTGTGCTGGTGGCTCTGTTGCTGCCGGCCGTGCAGGCCGCCCGCGAGGCCGCTCGTCGAGTCACCTGCGTCAACAACCTGATGCAGTTGGGCCTGGCCTTGCACAACTACGAGGGTTCCTATGAGACGCTTCCCCCCGGCGTCGTCGACGACGGCAAGGGACCTGTGCTCGACCAGCCCAAGGGGTACGGCTTCAACTGGCTGACGAGGCTGACGCCGTACATGGAAATGAAGAATATCTACAATCACTTCAACCTGAACGTCTCCGTCTACGACGCCACGAACGGAACGACGCGCAGCAAGCTGGTTCAGTCGTTTCTCTGCCCGTCGGACAACACCCTCAAGTGGCGGAACGCTCAGGGGATTCCGGCGACGAACTACGCGGGCGTCCATCACGACGTCGAGGCTCCGATCGCGGCCGACAACAACGGCGTCCTGTTCCTCAATAGCCTGATCCGCTATGAGGAAGTCCCCGACGGCACGAGCCAGACCCTGTTCGTCGGCGAGAAGCGAAACGACGGCATCGACCTGGGCTGGGCCTCGGGCACTCGGGCGAGCCTTCGCAACATGGGGACGTTTCCCAACGCCGCGTCCACTCAGCAGATCTGGACCACGACGGGCCCGATCGATCCAGGAACGTTCATGGCCCAGAACGCGACGGGAGATGCCGCGATGAAGTTCGTCGGCGGTTTCTCCAGCGCCCATCCCGGAGGTTGCAACTTCCTCTTCGGCGACGGCGCCGTGCGGTTCATCAAGTCGTCCATCCAGCACGAGGTCTACCGGTGCCTGGCCAATCGCGCCGACGGCGAGATGCTCAGCGCCGACTCTTACTGA
- a CDS encoding PulJ/GspJ family protein, translating to MSTLTFYRSAGSRRGVSLVELMVTMAAVAAMLGISVMLLGLTMRLETDGRSAFERTETIARLSGRFRNDVHQSREAALDGRVLRLGRVEYRVDDHGELTRAVVVEGKDTAHEAYRIPGSAGARLALREINGRRFAVLSVDVQPRQDRVDPIRPVEVEALVGKTAASARKAEGGRP from the coding sequence GTGAGCACTCTCACGTTCTACAGATCGGCCGGCTCGCGACGCGGCGTTTCGCTCGTCGAGTTGATGGTCACGATGGCGGCCGTCGCCGCGATGCTGGGGATCTCGGTCATGCTCCTGGGGCTGACGATGCGACTGGAGACGGACGGCCGCTCCGCGTTCGAGCGGACGGAGACCATCGCCCGCCTCTCGGGTCGGTTCCGCAACGACGTTCATCAGTCCCGCGAGGCTGCCCTCGACGGCCGCGTGCTGCGGCTCGGACGAGTCGAGTACCGCGTGGACGATCACGGCGAATTGACGCGAGCCGTCGTCGTTGAAGGCAAGGATACGGCTCACGAAGCCTACCGGATACCCGGCTCAGCAGGGGCGAGGCTCGCCCTTCGCGAGATCAACGGCCGCCGGTTCGCCGTGCTCTCGGTCGACGTCCAACCGCGGCAGGATCGGGTCGATCCGATCCGTCCGGTCGAGGTTGAGGCGCTCGTCGGCAAGACGGCGGCTTCGGCCCGGAAGGCGGAAGGAGGCAGGCCGTGA
- a CDS encoding type II secretion system F family protein: MSAEYDMGGSNLKLPKPEELQSSLAEYEPWKLWHMIVAVFFAAVLFWAFLVIGGWLGVLLIMLLFAIFIGWIFTTIRGASGQRYSLLWMLAIAAEHKMPLATTVEAFANQYRGRFRRRVLKLAVMLSQGAPLSHALRSIRGLSSPDANILVEVGEEAGRLAPALRRAAAVHASRSTLGQTLASQASYLLVVLMMAQTITSFLLYFIVPKFEAIFNDFGVGLPATTRAIITASHWAVRFLVPIWLPLLTLTLLLMIPIALTSGTMFEMPILGRLFPRRHSATILRSLSMCAESGQPIEKGLHTLAARYPVSWVRRRLARAEQNALHGMDWREALRREKLINTTDHEVLATSSAVGNLPWAMNDLADAIDRRQRLKIAMLSQAFWPIVIVAIAALVLFLAVGFFTPLVTLIARLSG; encoded by the coding sequence ATGAGCGCCGAGTACGACATGGGGGGCTCGAATTTGAAGCTTCCGAAGCCCGAGGAGCTTCAGTCGAGCCTGGCCGAATACGAGCCCTGGAAGCTCTGGCACATGATCGTCGCGGTCTTCTTCGCGGCGGTCCTGTTCTGGGCCTTCCTGGTGATCGGCGGCTGGCTGGGCGTGTTGCTCATCATGCTGCTGTTCGCGATATTCATCGGTTGGATCTTCACGACCATCCGGGGGGCCTCCGGCCAGCGTTACTCGTTGCTCTGGATGCTGGCGATCGCCGCCGAACACAAGATGCCGCTGGCGACCACCGTGGAGGCGTTCGCAAACCAGTACCGCGGGCGTTTCCGTCGCCGAGTACTGAAGTTGGCCGTGATGCTGAGCCAGGGCGCTCCTCTGTCGCACGCCCTTCGGTCGATCCGCGGCCTGTCATCGCCCGACGCCAACATCCTGGTCGAGGTCGGCGAGGAAGCGGGACGACTCGCCCCGGCGCTCCGTCGCGCGGCCGCGGTGCACGCGTCGCGATCGACGCTCGGCCAGACCCTGGCGTCGCAGGCCAGCTACTTGCTGGTCGTCTTGATGATGGCCCAAACCATCACGAGCTTCCTGTTGTATTTCATCGTTCCGAAGTTCGAGGCGATATTCAACGATTTCGGCGTGGGACTGCCGGCGACGACCCGGGCGATCATCACGGCCTCGCACTGGGCCGTCCGATTTCTCGTGCCGATCTGGCTTCCGTTGTTGACCCTGACGCTGCTCCTGATGATCCCGATCGCGCTCACGTCCGGCACGATGTTCGAAATGCCGATCCTCGGCCGTCTTTTCCCCCGACGCCACTCCGCGACGATCCTGCGATCGCTCTCGATGTGCGCCGAGTCTGGTCAGCCGATCGAGAAGGGCCTTCATACCCTGGCTGCGCGATACCCGGTCAGCTGGGTTCGTCGAAGGTTGGCTCGGGCTGAGCAGAACGCCCTTCACGGCATGGACTGGCGCGAAGCGTTGAGGCGGGAGAAGCTCATCAATACGACCGATCACGAGGTGCTGGCGACCTCCTCGGCGGTCGGCAATCTCCCCTGGGCCATGAACGACCTGGCTGACGCCATCGATCGGCGTCAGAGACTCAAGATTGCGATGCTCTCCCAGGCGTTCTGGCCCATCGTAATCGTGGCGATCGCGGCGCTCGTGTTGTTCCTGGCCGTCGGTTTTTTCACTCCCCTGGTCACACTGATCGCGAGGCTCTCGGGATGA
- a CDS encoding type II secretion system F family protein, with protein sequence MRLSQHVAGAADSGLPLGPGLRALAEETDSRAYRAALRELADAIERGMPLEQAVEAEAAKVPPHLRGLIKAGLRTGNLGDVLGRFAAVSGVGSELKRTFWIGLAYPLFAIFMAGVLFVLVDFMIVGKFEQIFMDFGVPLPMLTQFLLQSSHAVRFAWPILVAAGIAVLALWSLLGLTMSRSRRNSLFSRLPVVGPLWRLTSWAEFCHLLAILLEAHLPLPEALRLTGDGVDDHDMAIACRAMARSVEEGATLSYAMTGLPTSAPSKGPFDHLGKPNGAPEAPPLGDLLDVGYGLKTVRRVMPEGLPRLLKWAESHESIAEVLHMAGETFQARARAEAGWGGAVVGFMAMVFVFWGVFIVVVGLFLPLLTLISKLSG encoded by the coding sequence GTGAGACTCTCCCAGCACGTCGCCGGCGCGGCCGATTCGGGCCTGCCGCTGGGGCCCGGACTGCGAGCACTAGCCGAGGAGACCGACAGCCGCGCCTACCGCGCGGCGCTCCGTGAGCTGGCCGACGCCATCGAGCGCGGCATGCCTCTGGAACAGGCGGTGGAGGCCGAGGCGGCCAAGGTCCCTCCTCACCTTCGGGGGTTGATCAAGGCTGGACTCCGAACCGGAAATCTGGGTGACGTGCTGGGCCGTTTCGCCGCGGTCTCGGGCGTCGGCTCGGAGCTCAAGCGGACCTTCTGGATCGGCCTGGCCTATCCGCTGTTCGCCATCTTCATGGCCGGAGTCCTGTTCGTCCTGGTCGACTTTATGATCGTCGGCAAGTTCGAGCAGATCTTCATGGACTTCGGCGTTCCTCTCCCGATGCTGACGCAATTCCTGCTCCAGTCCTCGCACGCCGTTCGGTTCGCCTGGCCAATCCTGGTCGCGGCGGGGATTGCGGTCCTGGCCCTGTGGAGCCTGCTGGGGCTGACGATGTCGCGGAGCCGCCGCAACAGCCTGTTCTCTCGGCTTCCCGTTGTGGGACCTCTCTGGAGGCTCACCTCGTGGGCAGAGTTCTGTCACCTGCTTGCCATCCTGCTGGAAGCGCATCTGCCGCTGCCGGAGGCCCTGCGATTGACCGGCGACGGCGTGGACGACCATGACATGGCCATCGCCTGTCGCGCCATGGCGAGGAGCGTCGAGGAGGGCGCGACGCTCTCCTACGCGATGACGGGTTTGCCGACCTCCGCACCGAGTAAAGGCCCGTTCGACCATCTCGGGAAGCCGAACGGAGCCCCGGAGGCGCCGCCGTTGGGCGACCTTCTGGACGTGGGCTACGGCCTGAAGACCGTCCGACGAGTCATGCCGGAAGGACTTCCCCGACTCCTGAAGTGGGCTGAGAGCCACGAGTCGATCGCCGAGGTCCTTCACATGGCCGGCGAAACGTTCCAGGCGCGAGCCAGGGCCGAGGCCGGTTGGGGGGGGGCCGTCGTCGGCTTCATGGCGATGGTCTTCGTTTTCTGGGGCGTGTTCATCGTCGTCGTGGGTTTGTTCCTACCGCTGCTGACCCTGATATCCAAGCTTTCGGGCTGA
- a CDS encoding type II secretion system F family protein, protein MVGGGSDEAGGRPITVEELIALNAEIAALVRAGSPLEFGLGRSGKDLPGRLGQVASKLSARMERGQTLVEALDAEKGTIPPLYRAVVEAGSRTGNVASALEGLSKYLRGYAEARDAVGLALWYPLLVATLAYFLFLGVAVVLVPRFVSAFAHLGLPATRTLEILDGVGRTAWAWWPIWPVLLVLIAFAWVRSGKASWFDARSWNFLGLFPWMRSLVRDYRSAAFAELLALLLENRIGYPDAVTLAAEATGEAGLIGDSHKIAEAMRSGRPADQAVVEGSASSFSPMLRWVLAHGRTEGSVVQALRNLAPMYRSRAALRAAKLRTLLPSLIVVFVGATAALIYALTLFLPLTGLLKELAGP, encoded by the coding sequence ATGGTCGGCGGCGGATCAGACGAGGCGGGCGGTCGGCCGATTACCGTCGAGGAGTTGATCGCTCTCAACGCGGAGATTGCGGCTCTGGTGCGGGCTGGGTCACCGCTCGAGTTCGGGCTGGGTCGATCGGGCAAGGATCTCCCCGGCCGGCTTGGCCAGGTCGCCTCGAAGCTCTCGGCGCGGATGGAACGGGGCCAGACGCTCGTCGAGGCGCTGGACGCGGAGAAGGGGACGATCCCGCCGCTCTACCGCGCCGTGGTCGAGGCCGGGTCGAGGACAGGGAACGTGGCCTCGGCTCTGGAGGGCTTGTCGAAATACCTCCGCGGCTATGCCGAGGCGCGCGACGCGGTGGGTTTGGCGCTCTGGTATCCGCTGCTGGTCGCGACGCTGGCCTACTTCCTGTTTCTTGGGGTGGCCGTCGTCCTGGTTCCCCGATTCGTCTCCGCGTTCGCCCATCTCGGCCTTCCGGCGACGCGTACTCTTGAGATCCTTGATGGAGTCGGGCGCACGGCCTGGGCCTGGTGGCCGATCTGGCCTGTCCTGCTGGTCCTGATTGCGTTCGCCTGGGTTCGCTCGGGGAAGGCGTCATGGTTTGACGCCAGGTCGTGGAACTTCCTGGGCCTCTTTCCCTGGATGCGCTCGCTGGTCCGAGACTATCGGTCGGCGGCGTTCGCCGAGCTTCTGGCCCTGCTGCTGGAGAATCGCATCGGCTATCCCGACGCCGTCACGCTGGCCGCGGAGGCCACGGGGGAGGCCGGGCTGATCGGCGATTCCCACAAGATCGCCGAGGCGATGCGTTCGGGCCGGCCCGCCGATCAGGCGGTGGTGGAAGGCTCGGCCAGCTCGTTCTCGCCGATGCTCCGCTGGGTGCTTGCTCATGGGAGAACCGAGGGTTCCGTCGTCCAGGCGCTTCGCAACCTGGCGCCGATGTATCGCTCGCGGGCCGCACTCAGGGCGGCGAAGCTTCGAACGCTTTTGCCATCGCTAATCGTCGTCTTCGTCGGAGCGACGGCCGCCCTGATCTACGCCCTCACGCTCTTTCTACCCCTCACGGGTCTCCTGAAGGAACTGGCCGGTCCCTGA
- a CDS encoding GspE/PulE family protein → MDETSVADRLKALNPGNPQYAPEVVDALLAAAVAAGASDVHVQPIENGLDVRWRVDGVLQAVATLPRQGAPNVVARLKVLAELLTYRTDVPQEGRIRRLPGRVEMRLSTFPTLHGEKAVVRIFAGPGRFLGLADLGLPDEIRDNLSRLLDETSGAIVLAGPAGSGKTTTIYACLREIARRSEGRRSLATLEDPIESAIDGVSQSQVDAAAGLTLDVGLRALLRQDPEVLAVGEIRDRATAETTLQAALTGHLTLTTFHAGSACEVVGRLLDMGIEPYAIRSGLRAVVALRLARRLCAECSKPIGDRAEFLGLPVRSARAPVGCAACKGTGYSGRLVLAEMLPPLDDDLGRAVLERADVRRMEELAVAAGMTTRWVRAREAVEQGSTSPAEVRRVLGMGGDLPIPD, encoded by the coding sequence ATGGACGAGACGTCGGTCGCCGACCGCCTGAAGGCGTTGAACCCAGGGAATCCCCAGTACGCTCCAGAGGTCGTCGACGCGCTCCTCGCCGCGGCCGTTGCGGCGGGAGCGAGCGACGTCCACGTCCAACCCATCGAAAATGGGCTGGATGTCCGTTGGCGTGTCGATGGCGTTCTGCAAGCCGTCGCGACGCTTCCGCGTCAAGGAGCGCCGAACGTCGTCGCACGGCTGAAGGTGCTCGCAGAGTTGCTGACCTACCGGACGGACGTCCCTCAGGAGGGGCGGATTCGTCGCCTGCCGGGTCGAGTGGAGATGCGGCTCTCGACCTTCCCGACCCTGCATGGCGAGAAGGCCGTTGTCCGGATCTTCGCCGGTCCGGGTCGTTTCCTCGGCCTCGCAGATCTGGGGCTGCCCGACGAGATTCGCGACAACCTGTCGCGTCTCCTCGACGAAACCTCCGGCGCGATCGTTCTGGCCGGGCCGGCGGGGAGTGGCAAGACGACCACGATCTACGCCTGCCTTCGAGAGATCGCCCGCCGCTCGGAAGGACGGCGGAGCCTGGCGACCCTTGAGGACCCCATCGAATCGGCGATCGACGGCGTCTCCCAATCGCAGGTCGACGCGGCGGCCGGTCTCACCCTCGATGTCGGACTTAGAGCCCTGCTCAGGCAGGATCCGGAGGTTCTGGCCGTCGGTGAGATTCGCGACCGCGCGACCGCTGAGACCACCCTTCAAGCCGCACTCACGGGCCACCTCACCCTGACGACGTTTCACGCCGGCAGCGCCTGCGAGGTCGTCGGTCGACTGCTGGACATGGGGATTGAACCCTACGCCATCCGCAGCGGCCTCCGCGCGGTCGTCGCTCTTCGGCTGGCCCGCCGACTCTGCGCCGAGTGCTCGAAGCCGATCGGCGACCGGGCCGAATTCCTCGGCCTCCCTGTCCGCTCCGCTCGTGCTCCGGTCGGCTGCGCGGCCTGCAAGGGGACCGGCTACAGCGGGCGACTCGTCCTGGCCGAAATGCTGCCGCCGCTCGACGACGATCTGGGTCGCGCCGTGCTCGAACGGGCCGACGTCCGTCGCATGGAAGAATTGGCCGTCGCCGCCGGGATGACCACGCGCTGGGTCCGCGCTCGCGAGGCCGTGGAGCAGGGGAGCACCTCGCCGGCCGAGGTCCGCCGCGTCCTGGGCATGGGCGGCGACCTGCCCATCCCCGACTGA
- a CDS encoding PVC-type heme-binding CxxCH protein produces the protein MNQTSRRRRLAAALFVLSLAATARAQNAVGPLPDPDPEVERQSFIMADGFEVNLFAADPLIAKPIQMNFDPQGRLWIASSEVYPQIAPGQQANDKILILEDKDGDGKAEKTTVFADGLLIPTGVEPGDGGVYVANSTELLHLKDTDGDGKADSTRVVLSGFGTEDTHHLLHTLRWGHDGMMYFNQSIYIHSHIETPNGVRRLNGGGIWRFRPETMGLDVFIRGLVNPWGHQTDAWGQSFATDGAGGEGINYCLPGAYYVTAVDAVRLLKGLNPGSPKYCGLEVADGRHLPKSWRGSLLTNDFRGNRVCRFVVSDDGAGYSSREQSELIKTKHVSFRPIDVLMGPDGAIYIADWYNPIIQHGEVDFRDPRRDHTRGRIWRVTAKNRPLVERPKLVGAEVPALLEALKAPEQYTRRQAKRVLKERGADEVIPALKTWVAALDPKDPEFERNRLEGLWMYQGLDVPNPDLLKQALASKDFRVRAAGARIVPLWQGRIPGSDSWLDTLVLDDNPRVRLEAVRSLAAMPSGKAAATAFRALGKPMDAFLDYALWLAARDLAPSWLPAVEAGKLDALGDAKNLTFALQALGSAAVLQPLLKLYNEGRIPHEQDAAALNLIATLGGPNELGTMLDVVEKKEGMPTPRRAALLETLVRAARDRKVIPSGDLARIGGLLDDSDASLRAAAVAAAGAWKVAALKPRIAEAATAIDVPAPVRLEAIRGLLAFGDPEASAAVDKLAAASGDPVGQSLALAALAANGPAAVAERTAHWLAELNAARFNEAQSVLAAFVARRDGPAALAKALAAVKVDPDLAKLAVRDIRASGRPAQELVDALAKAGSLGETNRTYSAAEKTAILAELAKGDPARGEAVFRRDEMTCLKCHAVAGAGGQVGPSLESIGASAPADYLLDSVLEPNKAVKENFHSTAVATEDGRILTGIRVRQTDKDLVLRDSEDNEVSIPLASIEEQKVAGSIMPAGLVEPLTRGELVDMVRFLSELGKIGDYAVSKERVLRRWQSLMSTKESATAMIRTSVEAVIHGQESMPWKRYYTTVAGRVLPRELPAVPRVGGAPPISLLRSEVEVTTPGAVRLKFDSGRDLAVWVEGRRIEPDPKNADAFTVDLGAGVHAFYVAFEPGRRPDGFRCVLEDVEGSPAKARPVLGK, from the coding sequence ATGAATCAGACCTCCCGTCGCCGACGCCTCGCCGCGGCGCTGTTCGTTCTTTCCCTCGCCGCAACCGCCCGCGCCCAGAACGCCGTTGGGCCTCTGCCCGATCCCGACCCTGAGGTCGAGCGTCAGTCGTTCATCATGGCCGATGGCTTCGAGGTAAACCTCTTCGCCGCCGACCCCCTGATCGCCAAGCCGATCCAGATGAACTTCGACCCCCAGGGCCGCCTCTGGATCGCCAGCTCCGAGGTCTATCCTCAGATCGCCCCCGGCCAGCAGGCCAATGACAAGATCCTGATCCTGGAAGACAAGGACGGCGACGGCAAGGCCGAGAAGACGACCGTCTTCGCCGACGGTTTGCTGATCCCCACGGGCGTCGAGCCCGGCGACGGTGGCGTGTATGTCGCCAACAGCACGGAATTGCTCCACCTGAAAGACACTGACGGCGACGGCAAGGCCGACTCCACCCGCGTCGTCCTCTCGGGCTTCGGCACGGAGGACACCCACCACCTGCTTCATACGCTGCGGTGGGGTCACGACGGGATGATGTATTTCAATCAGTCGATCTACATCCACAGCCACATCGAGACCCCAAACGGCGTCCGTCGCCTCAATGGCGGCGGGATCTGGCGGTTCCGTCCCGAGACGATGGGGCTGGACGTCTTCATCCGTGGCCTCGTCAATCCCTGGGGACATCAGACCGACGCCTGGGGTCAGTCGTTCGCGACCGACGGGGCCGGGGGCGAGGGGATTAACTACTGCCTTCCGGGAGCCTATTACGTGACGGCCGTCGATGCCGTCAGGCTGCTCAAGGGGCTCAATCCGGGTAGCCCGAAGTATTGCGGCCTGGAGGTCGCCGACGGCCGGCATCTCCCCAAGTCCTGGCGCGGCAGCCTGCTGACGAACGACTTCCGGGGCAACCGCGTCTGTCGGTTCGTCGTCAGCGACGACGGCGCGGGGTATTCGTCGCGCGAGCAGTCCGAACTCATCAAGACGAAGCACGTTTCCTTCCGCCCGATCGACGTCCTGATGGGGCCCGACGGGGCGATCTACATCGCGGACTGGTACAACCCGATCATCCAGCACGGCGAGGTCGACTTCCGCGACCCGCGCCGCGACCACACTCGCGGCCGCATCTGGCGTGTGACGGCCAAGAATCGCCCGCTCGTCGAACGCCCCAAGCTGGTCGGCGCCGAGGTTCCAGCGCTTCTCGAAGCCCTCAAGGCTCCGGAGCAGTACACGCGGCGTCAGGCCAAGCGCGTTCTCAAGGAACGCGGTGCGGACGAGGTGATCCCGGCGCTCAAGACCTGGGTCGCCGCCCTCGATCCCAAAGATCCCGAGTTCGAGCGCAACCGACTTGAGGGGCTCTGGATGTACCAGGGTCTCGACGTACCCAACCCGGACCTCCTCAAGCAGGCGCTGGCCTCGAAGGATTTCCGCGTGCGAGCGGCCGGGGCGCGGATCGTCCCGCTCTGGCAGGGGAGGATTCCGGGCTCGGATTCGTGGCTCGACACGCTCGTCCTCGACGACAACCCGCGCGTGCGGCTGGAGGCGGTGCGTTCCCTGGCCGCCATGCCGAGCGGCAAGGCCGCTGCGACGGCCTTCCGTGCGTTGGGCAAGCCGATGGACGCTTTCCTCGACTACGCCCTCTGGCTGGCCGCCCGCGACCTGGCCCCGTCCTGGCTCCCCGCCGTCGAGGCCGGGAAGCTCGACGCACTCGGCGACGCGAAGAATCTCACGTTCGCACTCCAGGCCCTCGGCTCCGCGGCCGTCTTGCAGCCCTTGCTCAAGCTCTACAACGAAGGCCGAATCCCTCACGAACAGGATGCCGCGGCGCTCAACCTGATCGCGACTCTCGGCGGGCCGAACGAACTCGGGACGATGCTCGATGTGGTCGAGAAGAAAGAAGGGATGCCGACCCCGCGTCGCGCAGCGCTTCTGGAGACGCTTGTCCGGGCCGCCCGCGATCGCAAGGTGATCCCCTCGGGAGACCTCGCGCGAATCGGTGGGCTCCTTGACGACTCCGACGCTTCCTTGCGGGCGGCGGCCGTGGCCGCGGCCGGTGCTTGGAAGGTCGCCGCGCTCAAGCCTCGAATTGCCGAAGCCGCGACGGCGATCGACGTTCCCGCACCGGTGCGGTTGGAGGCGATCCGAGGTCTGCTCGCATTCGGCGATCCCGAGGCGTCGGCAGCCGTCGACAAACTTGCGGCGGCTTCTGGCGATCCAGTCGGCCAGTCGCTGGCCCTCGCCGCCCTTGCCGCGAACGGGCCGGCGGCTGTCGCTGAGCGGACCGCTCATTGGCTGGCCGAGCTGAACGCGGCTCGCTTCAACGAAGCACAGTCCGTCCTGGCGGCCTTCGTCGCACGTCGAGACGGACCGGCTGCCCTCGCGAAAGCGCTGGCCGCCGTGAAAGTCGATCCGGACCTCGCCAAGCTCGCCGTCCGCGACATCCGCGCCAGCGGTCGTCCGGCGCAGGAACTGGTCGACGCCCTCGCGAAGGCCGGCTCACTCGGCGAGACCAACCGAACCTACTCCGCGGCCGAGAAGACGGCGATCCTTGCTGAATTGGCCAAGGGCGATCCGGCCCGGGGCGAGGCCGTCTTCCGTCGCGACGAGATGACCTGCCTGAAGTGCCACGCTGTCGCCGGTGCTGGTGGGCAGGTCGGCCCCAGCCTGGAGAGCATCGGCGCGAGCGCCCCGGCGGATTACCTGCTCGACTCCGTCCTGGAGCCGAACAAGGCTGTGAAGGAGAACTTCCACTCGACGGCTGTGGCCACCGAGGACGGTCGAATCCTGACCGGTATTCGCGTTCGGCAGACGGACAAGGACCTCGTCCTCCGCGACTCGGAAGACAACGAGGTCTCCATTCCGCTCGCTTCGATCGAGGAACAGAAGGTCGCCGGCTCGATCATGCCGGCGGGCCTCGTCGAACCTCTGACGCGCGGCGAGCTGGTCGACATGGTCCGGTTCCTCTCGGAACTGGGCAAGATCGGCGACTACGCCGTCAGCAAGGAGCGCGTTCTGCGTCGCTGGCAGTCCCTGATGTCGACCAAGGAGTCGGCCACGGCGATGATTCGGACCAGCGTCGAGGCGGTGATCCACGGCCAGGAGTCGATGCCCTGGAAGCGGTATTACACCACGGTCGCCGGTCGCGTGCTGCCTCGCGAACTCCCCGCCGTCCCTCGCGTCGGCGGGGCTCCGCCGATCTCGTTGCTTCGCTCCGAAGTTGAGGTGACGACTCCCGGCGCGGTGCGCTTGAAGTTCGACTCGGGTCGCGATCTGGCGGTCTGGGTCGAAGGCCGTCGCATCGAACCCGATCCCAAGAACGCGGACGCCTTTACCGTCGACCTGGGCGCGGGCGTCCACGCTTTCTACGTGGCGTTCGAGCCGGGGCGCCGTCCTGACGGCTTCCGATGCGTTCTCGAGGACGTCGAGGGCTCGCCGGCGAAGGCTCGTCCGGTCCTCGGCAAGTGA